A DNA window from Ranitomeya imitator isolate aRanImi1 chromosome 2, aRanImi1.pri, whole genome shotgun sequence contains the following coding sequences:
- the LOC138666238 gene encoding interferon lambda-3-like — protein MDIRFLIFSIVLVAVTGHPHKRRCAMSRYQSVSSADIKVIKQLQNEHEKNMSTSAIKCYRRMVKHKPSVCDLMASDRLILTLERVAMTTEVLANLSTSALPDLVSQSLGMFLKIRDDLLLCKESPGHSITPSEKLKPWLHHLHHFMKEASRQCLQEAVLHSLIPLVVEDIGCWAHGK, from the exons ATGGACATCAGATTCCTGATCTTCAGTATTGTTCTTGTAGCAGTGACCGGACATCCACACAAAAGACGCTGTGCCATGTCCAGATATCAATCAGTATCTTCCGCTGACATCAAGGTCATCAAACAACTGCAGAATGAACAT GAGAAGAACATGTCAACCAGTGCAATCAAGTGCTACAGAAGAATGGTGAAACACAAGCCATCTGTGTGTGACCTAATG GCCAGTGATCGTCTGATTTTGACCTTGGAGCGAGTTGCAATGACTACAGAAGTTCTGGCGAATCTGTCCACATCTGCTCTACCCGACCTGGTATCACAGTCACTCGGGATGTTCCTCAAAATCAGAGATGATCTTCTGCTCTGT AAAGAGTCTCCAGGACATAGTATAACACCTTCTGAGAAGCTGAAGCCATGGCTTCACCATCTCCACCACTTTATGAAAGAG GCATCTCGTCAATGTCTCCAGGAGGCTGTGTTACACAGTCTCATCCCATTAGTCGTGGAAGATATTGGATGCTGGGCTCATGGGAAGTAA